In the genome of Aridibaculum aurantiacum, one region contains:
- a CDS encoding alpha-glucuronidase family glycosyl hydrolase has translation MKKYFLFYLLFSAVLVAKAENGYELWLRYQKVNNAPLLQSYNSIISSINFAGASATTTVAKEELIKGLKGLLGKNIPVTNSITANTLVVGTPATSATIRSLPIQSQLKSAGDEGFVVMTTSTGGKKVTTIAANTDVGVLYGVFHFLRLLQTQQPISNLSFVSAPKIKVRMLNHWDNLNRHVERGYAGSSIWDWHRLPGYIDQRYIDYARANASIGINGTVLTNVNANAVVLTAPYLEKVAALANVFRPYGIKVYLTARFSAPIEIGKLKTADPHDPQVQQWWKDKATEIYQYIPDFGGFLVKANSEGQPGPQNYGRNHDDGANMLADAVKPHGGIVMWRAFVYSHETPEDRFKQAYNEFKPLDGKFRDNVLIQVKNGPIDFQPREPFSPLFGAMPKTPLMMEFQVTQEYLGQATHLVYEAPMFKEVLDADTYQKGKGSQVAKVIDGSLHNYNHTGMAGVANIGSDINWTGHLFGQANWYCMGRLAWDHTLSSEKMADEWLKQTFNNNHNFIQSAKKMMMGSYEAMVNYMTPLGLHHIMGTGHHYGPAPWVDNVGRDDWNPIYYHKADEKGIGFDRTATGSNALAQYAPELQKLYGNINTCPDEYLLWFHKVSWDHKMKSGRTLWEELVHRYYSGVDSVRSMQKTWAGLKPYVDKERYDHVNMLLAVQEQEAVWWRNACLLYFQTFSKKPIPAKYEQPDKTLEYYKNLKFPYAPGNG, from the coding sequence ATGAAAAAATATTTCCTTTTTTACCTGCTCTTTAGTGCTGTATTGGTGGCAAAAGCAGAGAATGGTTACGAGCTATGGCTTAGGTATCAAAAGGTGAATAATGCACCTCTACTGCAGTCTTATAATTCAATCATCAGTAGTATCAATTTTGCCGGAGCATCTGCTACTACTACAGTAGCTAAAGAAGAGCTTATAAAAGGACTGAAAGGGCTGCTTGGTAAAAACATTCCTGTAACCAATTCCATTACGGCAAATACTCTTGTAGTTGGTACTCCTGCCACTTCAGCCACCATACGGTCTCTTCCTATCCAGTCGCAGCTGAAGTCTGCAGGCGATGAAGGTTTTGTAGTGATGACAACTTCCACCGGTGGTAAGAAAGTAACAACTATAGCAGCCAATACTGATGTTGGTGTGTTATACGGCGTATTTCATTTTTTGCGACTACTACAAACACAGCAACCTATAAGTAATCTTTCTTTTGTAAGTGCGCCAAAAATAAAGGTGCGCATGCTTAATCACTGGGACAACCTGAACAGGCATGTGGAACGTGGCTATGCCGGCAGTTCTATCTGGGATTGGCACAGGCTTCCGGGTTATATTGATCAACGATACATTGACTATGCAAGAGCCAATGCATCAATAGGCATTAATGGAACTGTACTTACCAATGTAAATGCCAATGCTGTTGTACTTACTGCTCCTTATTTAGAAAAGGTAGCTGCGCTTGCAAATGTCTTTCGTCCATATGGAATAAAAGTTTACCTAACTGCCCGCTTTAGTGCGCCAATAGAAATAGGAAAACTAAAAACTGCTGATCCGCATGATCCGCAGGTACAGCAGTGGTGGAAGGATAAAGCAACAGAGATCTATCAATACATTCCGGACTTTGGCGGTTTCCTGGTGAAGGCAAATTCTGAAGGACAGCCCGGTCCGCAGAACTATGGCCGCAATCACGATGATGGTGCCAATATGCTTGCTGATGCAGTAAAACCTCATGGCGGTATTGTAATGTGGCGGGCATTTGTTTACAGCCACGAAACACCTGAAGACAGGTTCAAACAGGCGTACAACGAGTTCAAGCCGCTGGATGGGAAGTTTCGTGATAATGTATTGATACAGGTAAAGAATGGGCCTATTGATTTTCAGCCACGCGAACCTTTTTCTCCCCTATTTGGCGCTATGCCTAAAACTCCTTTGATGATGGAGTTCCAGGTAACACAGGAGTATCTCGGACAAGCAACGCATCTGGTATACGAAGCGCCCATGTTCAAAGAAGTCCTGGACGCGGATACCTATCAAAAAGGCAAAGGATCACAGGTAGCAAAAGTCATTGATGGCAGCCTGCACAATTACAATCATACCGGTATGGCAGGTGTAGCAAACATTGGAAGCGACATCAACTGGACCGGCCATTTGTTTGGACAAGCCAACTGGTATTGCATGGGCCGGCTTGCCTGGGATCATACGCTATCTTCAGAAAAAATGGCGGATGAATGGTTGAAGCAAACCTTCAACAACAACCACAATTTTATCCAGTCAGCAAAGAAGATGATGATGGGCTCTTACGAAGCTATGGTCAATTATATGACACCGCTGGGTTTGCATCACATCATGGGTACAGGCCATCATTATGGACCGGCGCCTTGGGTAGATAATGTTGGTCGTGATGATTGGAATCCTATCTACTACCACAAAGCAGACGAAAAAGGCATTGGCTTCGACAGGACAGCAACAGGCAGCAACGCTTTAGCCCAATATGCGCCTGAACTACAAAAGCTCTATGGCAACATCAACACATGTCCCGATGAATATCTTCTATGGTTTCATAAGGTAAGTTGGGATCATAAGATGAAGAGTGGAAGAACACTTTGGGAAGAATTGGTTCACCGCTATTATAGCGGAGTAGACAGTGTACGCAGTATGCAAAAAACATGGGCTGGCCTAAAGCCTTATGTTGATAAGGAAAGATACGATCATGTAAATATGCTACTGGCTGTACAGGAACAAGAAGCCGTATGGTGGCGCAATGCATGTTTGTTGTACTTCCAAACCTTTTCCAAAAAACCAATTCCTGCTAAATACGAGCAACCAGACAAAACCCTGGAATACTATAAAAACCTGAAGTTTCCGTATGCACCTGGAA
- a CDS encoding LacI family DNA-binding transcriptional regulator, with translation MKPKEITIYDLALKLNLSPATVSRGLKDHPAIKKTTKKKIFDLAKELGYRSNNFASNLRRQRTNTLGIIVPRLNSHFMSTAIAGIESVVNKEGYNLIISQSQESAIKEAANAATMFNNRVDGLLVSLAYDTKTIEHFEPFFKKHIPLLFFDRVIEHENCTKIFIDNRKAAYDATLHLIEQGCKRIAHITAMQKRNVYVDRMRGYQEALQDGGLEYDDDLVIINNLSQEAGAAAAETLLEMDELPDGIFVANDNCAIGCMQTLMEAGVNIPGDVAFVGFNNDPVSTVIQPNLTTINYPGYQMGELAAQNLINHLNGTATIEMTNSIIMRSDLIVRASSKRLPE, from the coding sequence ATGAAGCCAAAGGAGATTACCATTTACGACCTGGCGCTAAAGCTGAACCTTTCTCCGGCAACTGTAAGTAGAGGATTAAAGGATCACCCTGCAATTAAGAAGACCACAAAGAAAAAGATTTTTGACTTAGCAAAAGAACTGGGCTACAGAAGCAACAATTTCGCCAGCAACCTGCGCAGGCAGCGTACCAATACATTAGGTATTATAGTACCACGCCTGAACAGCCACTTTATGTCTACAGCTATTGCAGGTATTGAAAGTGTGGTGAACAAAGAAGGCTACAACCTGATCATTAGCCAGTCGCAGGAATCTGCAATAAAAGAGGCAGCCAATGCAGCTACTATGTTTAATAACAGGGTAGATGGGTTACTGGTGTCTCTTGCTTACGATACCAAAACCATTGAACATTTTGAGCCTTTTTTTAAGAAGCATATACCGCTGCTATTCTTCGATCGTGTAATTGAACATGAGAACTGCACCAAAATCTTCATAGATAATCGCAAAGCTGCTTACGATGCCACACTGCATCTTATAGAACAGGGTTGTAAACGTATAGCACATATAACTGCTATGCAAAAACGGAATGTATATGTAGACAGGATGAGGGGCTACCAGGAAGCTTTGCAAGATGGCGGATTGGAATACGATGATGACCTTGTGATCATCAATAATCTGAGCCAGGAGGCTGGAGCTGCAGCAGCAGAAACACTGCTGGAAATGGATGAACTGCCCGATGGAATTTTTGTGGCAAATGATAACTGTGCCATTGGTTGCATGCAAACGCTTATGGAGGCTGGTGTAAATATCCCGGGCGATGTGGCATTTGTAGGTTTTAATAATGACCCGGTGTCTACTGTCATCCAACCAAACCTTACTACCATCAATTATCCCGGTTACCAGATGGGTGAACTGGCTGCTCAAAACCTGATCAACCACTTAAATGGAACTGCTACAATAGAGATGACAAACAGCATCATCATGCGCTCTGACCTCATCGTGAGGGCATCTTCTAAACGACTGCCGGAGTAA
- a CDS encoding glycoside hydrolase family 43 protein: MKSFAFAASAFLLFTTIQGCKSTRNQAPVANGKFIGQPLVSHIYTADPSAHVFNGEIYIYPSHDIEAGTPENDFGDHFDMRDYHVLSMDRIGGKVTDHGVALSVQDVPWAKRQMWAPDAAYKNGTYYLYFPAKDQNDIFRIGVATSNSPTGPFKAQPQPIPGSFSIDPAVFTDTDGTSYMYFGGIWGGQLQKWQTGKFDAAYGQEPKDNELALSPKVARMSNDMLSFAGPVKDVTILDQAGKPILSGDRNKRFFEAAWMHKYNGKYYLSYSTGDTHFIAYATGDNPMGPFTYHGVILNPVQGWTNHHSIVEFKGKWYLFYHDTELSNKTHLRNVKVTELKHRADGSIETITALRNN; the protein is encoded by the coding sequence ATGAAATCTTTCGCCTTTGCTGCTTCTGCCTTTCTTTTATTTACTACTATTCAAGGGTGCAAAAGCACAAGGAACCAGGCTCCAGTTGCAAATGGTAAATTCATAGGTCAACCCCTTGTTTCGCATATTTATACTGCTGATCCGTCTGCGCATGTTTTTAATGGTGAGATCTATATCTATCCTTCTCATGATATAGAAGCAGGTACACCTGAAAATGACTTCGGAGATCATTTTGATATGAGGGATTACCATGTTCTTTCTATGGATAGGATTGGTGGTAAAGTAACAGATCATGGAGTGGCTTTATCGGTGCAGGATGTGCCATGGGCAAAACGGCAAATGTGGGCTCCTGATGCAGCTTATAAAAACGGTACCTATTACCTTTACTTTCCGGCAAAAGATCAAAATGATATATTCAGGATTGGTGTTGCAACCAGCAATTCTCCTACAGGTCCTTTTAAAGCACAACCTCAGCCAATTCCCGGCAGCTTCAGTATAGATCCTGCTGTTTTTACCGATACCGACGGAACCTCCTACATGTATTTTGGTGGTATTTGGGGTGGCCAGTTGCAGAAATGGCAAACAGGAAAGTTTGATGCTGCTTATGGCCAGGAGCCAAAGGATAATGAACTTGCACTGAGTCCAAAAGTAGCCAGGATGAGCAATGATATGTTGAGTTTTGCAGGACCTGTAAAAGATGTAACCATTTTAGACCAGGCAGGTAAACCCATTTTATCAGGCGATCGTAACAAGCGCTTTTTTGAAGCTGCATGGATGCATAAGTACAATGGCAAATATTACCTTTCTTATTCTACCGGCGATACACATTTTATAGCCTATGCTACCGGCGATAATCCAATGGGTCCATTTACTTACCACGGCGTTATCTTAAACCCGGTACAAGGCTGGACCAACCACCATTCTATTGTTGAATTCAAAGGCAAGTGGTACCTGTTTTACCACGATACAGAGCTTTCTAATAAAACACATTTACGAAACGTAAAAGTGACCGAACTAAAGCATCGTGCAGATGGATCCATTGAAACCATAACTGCACTAAGAAATAATTAA
- the xylA gene encoding xylose isomerase, whose amino-acid sequence MSVLIGNKEYFKGIDQIKYEGPESDNPMAFRWYDENKVVAGKTLKEHFKFSCAYWHSFVNDGSDPFGGGTHVFEWNEKADPIERAKDKMDAAFEFMTKMNLNYYCFHDVDVVDYTNDINENDRRLQAMVEYAKQKQQESGIKLLWGTANLFSHKRYMNGASTNPDFQVLAHGAAQVKAALDATIALNGENYVFWGGREGYMSLLNTNMKREKENFARFLHTAKDYARKQGFKGTFFIEPKPMEPSKHQYDYDCETVIGFLRQYDLLNDFKINIEVNHATLAGHTFAHELQVAADAGVLGSLDANRGDNQNGWDTDQFPNNVQEVTEAMLVFLEAGGFQGGGINFDAKIRRNSTDPADLFYAHIGGMDTFARGLIAADAILNKSDYRKFRQERYASYDSGKGKEYTEGKLTLEDLRAYAIESGEPKVISGRQEYLENIINRYI is encoded by the coding sequence ATGTCAGTCTTAATTGGTAACAAAGAATATTTCAAAGGCATTGATCAAATAAAATACGAAGGGCCTGAAAGTGATAACCCGATGGCGTTTCGTTGGTACGATGAAAACAAAGTGGTAGCAGGAAAAACATTGAAAGAGCACTTTAAATTCTCGTGTGCTTACTGGCATTCATTTGTAAACGATGGCTCTGATCCTTTTGGCGGAGGTACGCATGTTTTTGAATGGAATGAAAAAGCTGATCCAATAGAAAGAGCAAAAGATAAAATGGATGCTGCTTTCGAATTCATGACCAAGATGAACCTGAATTATTATTGTTTCCATGATGTAGACGTAGTGGATTATACTAACGATATAAACGAGAACGACAGGCGCCTGCAGGCAATGGTGGAATATGCAAAGCAAAAACAGCAGGAAAGCGGCATCAAACTCTTGTGGGGTACTGCCAATCTCTTCTCGCACAAGCGCTATATGAATGGAGCGTCTACCAATCCTGATTTCCAGGTATTGGCACATGGTGCGGCACAGGTAAAAGCTGCATTAGATGCTACCATTGCACTAAATGGTGAGAATTATGTTTTCTGGGGTGGAAGAGAAGGCTACATGAGCTTACTAAATACCAATATGAAGCGTGAGAAGGAAAACTTTGCCCGCTTCTTACATACCGCAAAAGATTATGCACGTAAGCAAGGCTTCAAAGGCACCTTCTTCATTGAGCCTAAACCAATGGAACCAAGCAAGCACCAGTACGATTATGATTGCGAAACAGTGATTGGTTTCCTTCGCCAGTACGACTTGCTGAACGATTTTAAAATAAACATAGAAGTAAACCACGCTACGCTTGCAGGGCACACATTTGCACACGAACTGCAGGTAGCTGCCGATGCAGGTGTACTTGGCTCATTAGATGCTAACCGCGGCGATAACCAGAATGGATGGGATACTGACCAGTTCCCTAACAACGTGCAGGAAGTAACAGAAGCCATGCTGGTGTTCTTAGAAGCTGGTGGTTTCCAGGGTGGCGGCATAAACTTCGACGCTAAGATCAGGAGAAACTCAACTGATCCTGCTGACCTGTTCTACGCACACATTGGTGGTATGGATACGTTTGCAAGAGGTTTGATAGCAGCAGATGCTATACTAAATAAATCAGACTACAGGAAGTTCCGCCAGGAGCGCTATGCCTCTTATGATAGTGGAAAAGGTAAAGAGTATACAGAAGGAAAACTTACGCTGGAAGACCTGCGTGCCTATGCTATAGAAAGTGGTGAGCCAAAGGTAATAAGTGGAAGGCAGGAATACCTGGAGAACATCATCAACAGGTACATCTAG
- the xylE gene encoding D-xylose transporter XylE, translated as MNNNATAPGQNLPYIAGITLIATLGGLLFGYDTAVISGAEKSVQNYLISGLGLSTWVHGATISSALIGCIIGGAISGLLASGIGRKKSLIVAAVLFFVSALGSGYPEFLFFNEGEPTMGLLYMFNFYRIIGGIGVGLASAVCPVYIGEIAPANIRGRLVSLNQFAIIFGMLVVYFVNYGIAKGQSPEWLDEVGWRRMFLSEAIPAGLFGILLFFVPETPRYLSLVGRDKEAMRILEKINGPETAKRIFDDIKNTVEHHSGNLWSYGRIVIIIGILLSVFQQFVGINVALYYAPRIFESMGAAKDASMLQTVVMGLVNVLFTVLAIVTVDKWGRKPLLIVGSIGMAIGMFAIAALSYYEIIGISTLVFIIIYTASFMMSWGPITWVLISEIFPNKIRGKAVAVAVAAQWAANYFISSTYPSMMEFSGAFTYGFYGVMSVLSLLFVWKMVPETKGKTLEQMESIWLKK; from the coding sequence ATGAATAACAACGCAACGGCACCAGGGCAAAACCTGCCTTACATTGCCGGTATTACCCTGATTGCTACTTTGGGTGGATTGCTCTTTGGTTACGATACTGCTGTCATCTCAGGTGCTGAGAAGTCTGTTCAGAATTACCTGATAAGTGGACTTGGCCTCAGTACCTGGGTGCATGGCGCCACTATATCAAGTGCACTAATAGGATGTATCATCGGCGGTGCCATCTCTGGTTTGTTAGCATCCGGCATCGGGCGTAAGAAAAGCCTGATTGTCGCTGCTGTTCTTTTCTTCGTTTCTGCGCTTGGATCGGGCTATCCCGAGTTCCTGTTTTTCAATGAAGGCGAGCCTACAATGGGCTTGTTGTATATGTTCAACTTCTATCGCATTATTGGTGGTATAGGTGTAGGACTGGCATCGGCAGTTTGTCCTGTTTATATAGGTGAAATTGCACCGGCTAACATAAGAGGACGTTTGGTGTCGCTAAACCAGTTCGCTATCATCTTCGGTATGTTGGTCGTGTATTTTGTCAACTATGGAATAGCCAAAGGTCAAAGCCCTGAATGGCTGGATGAAGTAGGCTGGCGAAGGATGTTCCTTTCTGAAGCTATACCGGCTGGCTTGTTCGGCATCCTGTTGTTCTTTGTTCCGGAAACACCACGTTACCTAAGCCTGGTAGGTAGAGACAAGGAAGCTATGAGGATCCTGGAAAAGATAAATGGTCCTGAAACTGCTAAGCGAATATTTGATGATATCAAGAATACGGTTGAGCATCATTCAGGAAATCTTTGGTCGTATGGTCGCATAGTCATCATCATAGGTATCCTGCTTTCCGTGTTCCAGCAGTTTGTAGGTATAAACGTGGCGCTGTATTATGCACCCCGCATTTTCGAAAGCATGGGCGCTGCCAAAGATGCCTCTATGCTTCAAACGGTGGTAATGGGACTCGTGAATGTACTATTTACTGTTTTAGCCATTGTAACGGTAGACAAATGGGGACGCAAGCCACTGTTGATCGTAGGTTCTATAGGTATGGCCATAGGCATGTTCGCCATTGCTGCACTTTCTTACTACGAGATCATTGGCATCAGTACCCTGGTATTCATCATTATCTATACAGCATCCTTTATGATGTCGTGGGGTCCCATCACGTGGGTGTTGATCTCAGAGATTTTCCCCAACAAAATAAGAGGCAAGGCTGTAGCCGTAGCAGTAGCGGCACAGTGGGCAGCCAACTACTTCATCTCGTCTACTTATCCTTCTATGATGGAATTTAGCGGCGCATTTACCTACGGCTTTTATGGTGTGATGAGTGTATTGTCGCTATTGTTCGTATGGAAGATGGTTCCAGAGACCAAAGGCAAAACACTGGAACAAATGGAGAGCATCTGGCTTAAAAAATAA
- the fsa gene encoding fructose-6-phosphate aldolase: MKFFIDTANLSQIKEAHDLGILDGVTTNPSLMAKEGIQGDEAINNHYKTICELVDGDISAEVLSTDFETIVEEGKKLAAIHPNIVVKVPMIKDGIKAIKYFTDNGIRTNCTLVFSAGQAILAAKAGASYVSPFIGRIDDSGWDGMILIEQIANIFAIQGYKTEILAASIRNANHIIRAAEMGAHVCTSPLESILALLKHPLTDIGLAKFLEDSKKMAAVVEDIKAQ; this comes from the coding sequence ATGAAATTCTTTATAGACACAGCTAATCTTTCGCAGATAAAAGAAGCTCACGACCTTGGTATCTTAGATGGTGTTACTACCAATCCTTCGCTTATGGCAAAAGAAGGAATACAAGGAGATGAAGCAATCAACAATCACTACAAAACGATCTGCGAATTAGTAGATGGTGATATCAGCGCTGAAGTACTTTCTACCGATTTTGAAACCATAGTAGAAGAAGGGAAAAAACTGGCAGCTATCCATCCAAACATCGTGGTAAAGGTGCCAATGATCAAAGACGGTATCAAAGCCATTAAATATTTTACTGACAACGGTATCCGCACCAATTGCACATTGGTATTTTCTGCAGGCCAGGCTATACTGGCAGCTAAGGCTGGTGCTTCATATGTTTCTCCATTCATTGGCCGTATTGACGATAGCGGTTGGGATGGTATGATCCTGATCGAGCAGATCGCTAACATCTTCGCCATTCAAGGTTACAAGACCGAGATCCTGGCTGCTTCTATCCGCAATGCCAATCACATTATTCGTGCAGCCGAAATGGGAGCACATGTTTGTACCTCACCACTAGAGTCAATACTTGCTCTTCTAAAGCATCCGCTTACAGATATTGGCTTAGCTAAGTTCCTGGAAGATTCAAAGAAAATGGCCGCTGTAGTAGAAGATATCAAAGCTCAATAA
- a CDS encoding transketolase: MDLQHLENIAKQVRRDIVRMVHGCQSGHPGGSLGCTDFFVALYFHVMRHNAKEFNMDGIGEDLFFLSNGHISPVWYSVLARSGYFDVSELATFRKINSRLQGHPTTHEGLPGIRVASGSLGQGLSVAIGAAQAKKLKGDNSLVFTLHGDGELQEGQIWEAAMYAPHNKVDNLIATIDYNGQQIDGPTEQVLSLGNLRAKWDAFGWDVLEMNGNDLADVIRVLELAKAKTFKGKPIMILMQTNMGHGVDFMMGSHKWHGVAPNDEQLQLALYQLESSLLDY; encoded by the coding sequence ATGGATTTACAACACCTGGAAAATATAGCCAAACAAGTACGTAGAGACATTGTACGTATGGTGCATGGCTGCCAGTCTGGCCACCCCGGTGGTTCATTAGGATGTACTGATTTTTTTGTTGCGCTTTACTTTCATGTAATGCGCCACAACGCCAAGGAGTTCAACATGGACGGAATTGGAGAAGACCTGTTCTTTCTTTCCAACGGTCACATTTCACCAGTATGGTATAGTGTGCTTGCACGTTCCGGCTACTTTGATGTCAGCGAGCTGGCTACTTTCCGCAAGATAAACTCTCGCCTGCAGGGCCACCCTACTACCCATGAAGGTTTACCGGGTATCCGCGTGGCTTCAGGGTCGCTTGGCCAGGGTTTGTCCGTAGCCATTGGTGCTGCGCAAGCCAAGAAGTTGAAAGGAGATAACTCACTTGTCTTCACCCTACATGGTGATGGCGAGCTGCAGGAAGGACAGATATGGGAAGCAGCCATGTATGCGCCGCACAACAAGGTTGACAACCTGATCGCCACAATTGATTACAACGGTCAGCAGATAGATGGTCCTACCGAGCAGGTACTTTCGCTGGGTAACCTACGCGCAAAGTGGGATGCATTTGGTTGGGATGTACTGGAGATGAATGGCAACGATCTGGCAGATGTGATACGTGTGCTGGAGCTTGCAAAGGCAAAAACTTTTAAAGGCAAACCGATCATGATACTTATGCAAACAAACATGGGTCACGGTGTAGATTTCATGATGGGATCGCACAAGTGGCATGGTGTAGCGCCTAACGATGAGCAGCTACAGCTGGCATTATATCAACTGGAAAGTTCTTTGCTCGATTATTAA
- a CDS encoding transketolase family protein codes for MKKYTFTDKKDTRSGFGAGLLEAGKRNENVVALCADLVGSLKMEAFIKEFPHRFFQIGIAEANMMGIAAGMTIGGCIPFTGTFANFSTGRVYDQIRQSIAYSDKNVKICASHAGLTLGEDGATHQILEDIGMMRMLPGMTVINPCDYNQTKAATIAIAEHHGPVYLRFGRPVIPVFTDADQKFEIGKAWMVNEGTDVTIIATGHLVWEAIQAGEKLAEMGVSAEIINIHTIKPLDEEAILRSVAKTGCVVTAEEHNRYGGLGDAVSQVLVTKHLAPQEYVAVNDSFGESGKPADLMAKYGLDAAHIVEAVQKVMARRNK; via the coding sequence ATGAAGAAATACACTTTCACCGATAAAAAAGATACCCGCTCTGGTTTTGGAGCAGGTTTACTGGAAGCAGGAAAAAGAAACGAGAACGTAGTAGCACTATGTGCTGACCTTGTTGGTTCTCTTAAGATGGAAGCTTTCATCAAAGAATTTCCGCATCGCTTTTTCCAGATAGGTATAGCAGAAGCAAACATGATGGGCATAGCCGCAGGTATGACCATTGGTGGCTGCATTCCGTTTACCGGCACGTTTGCCAACTTCTCTACCGGCCGCGTTTACGATCAAATTCGCCAGAGCATTGCTTACAGCGATAAGAATGTAAAGATCTGCGCATCCCACGCTGGGCTAACACTTGGAGAAGATGGTGCTACTCACCAGATACTTGAAGACATTGGTATGATGCGCATGCTTCCCGGCATGACCGTTATCAACCCGTGCGATTATAATCAAACAAAGGCAGCTACTATAGCCATTGCAGAACATCATGGTCCTGTATACCTGCGTTTTGGTCGTCCTGTTATTCCTGTATTTACCGATGCAGATCAAAAGTTTGAAATTGGTAAAGCATGGATGGTGAACGAAGGAACAGATGTTACCATTATTGCTACAGGTCACCTTGTTTGGGAAGCTATACAGGCAGGCGAAAAGCTGGCAGAAATGGGCGTCAGCGCAGAGATCATCAACATACACACCATTAAGCCGCTTGACGAAGAAGCTATTCTTCGCTCTGTAGCTAAAACAGGATGTGTGGTAACTGCAGAAGAGCACAACCGCTACGGTGGATTGGGCGATGCTGTATCACAGGTACTGGTTACCAAGCATCTTGCACCTCAAGAATATGTTGCTGTGAACGACAGCTTTGGCGAAAGCGGAAAACCTGCTGACCTGATGGCTAAGTATGGTTTAGATGCAGCACACATAGTAGAGGCTGTACAAAAAGTAATGGCAAGAAGAAATAAATAA